The following proteins are encoded in a genomic region of Peromyscus maniculatus bairdii isolate BWxNUB_F1_BW_parent chromosome 12, HU_Pman_BW_mat_3.1, whole genome shotgun sequence:
- the LOC102926749 gene encoding keratin-associated protein 13-3-like, with protein sequence MAYSCCSGNFSSRSLGHCLPSSRSSCGSSYPSNLVYTTTSCSPSTCQLGSSLNTGCQETCIEPISCQRSCVVSSPCQKPCYYPRSSTPCSPCQGTYAGSLGFGSRSCCSLGYGSRSCYSGGCGSSGFRPLNYRVHSFPTRYYRSTVCSPLSFPSRGFYSSCYQPFSVSGFC encoded by the coding sequence ATGGCCTACAGCTGCTGCTCTGGAAACTTCTCCTCCCGCTCCCTCGGGCACTGCCTGCCCTCCTCACGTTCCTCCTGTGGTTCTTCCTACCCCAGCAACCTGGTCTACACCACTACCAGCTGCTCTCCTAGCACCTGCCAGCTGGGATCCTCTCTGAACACCGGCTGTCAGGAGACCTGCATTGAgcccatcagctgccagaggtCCTGTGTGGTGTCCAGCCCCTGCCAGAAGCCCTGCTACTACCCCAGGAGCTCCACACCTTGCAGTCCCTGCCAGGGGACATATGCTGGGTCTCTGGGCTTTGGGTCCAGGAGCTGCTGTTCCCTGGGCTATGGATCTAGGAGCTGCTACTCAGGGGGCTGTGGATCCAGTGGCTTCAGACCTCTGAATTACAGAGTCCATAGCTTTCCTACCAGATATTATAGATCCACTGTCTGTagcccactctctttcccttctagGGGTTTCTATTCATCTTGTTACCAACCATTCTCTGTATCTGGCTTCTGTTGA